The Gemmatimonadota bacterium region GACGTCAAGTCCCAGGATGGCCGTCTTGCCTTCCATGGTCGGGCTGTCCTGGTTGGCCGTGGAGTAGACCTCGAGATTGCCGGAACCGTCCTTTGCGAGCCATGCCCAGCCGGATCCGAAGCGCGTCGCGCCCGCGGCCGCGAACTGCTCCTTCATCGCGTCGAGACCGCCGAAGGTACTGTCGATCGCCGCGGCCAGGTTGCCCGTGGGATTCCCGCCGCCGCTGCCGCTCATGATCGTCCAGAACTGCGTGTGGTTGGCGTGGCCGCCGCCATTGTTGCGCACGGCGGTCTTGATGGCGTCCGGCACGATGGCGCAGTTGTCCGCCAGCAGTTCGTCCAGGCTCTTGCCGGCCAGGTCGCCGTGGTCCGCCAGGGCGTTGTTCAGGTTGGTGATGTAGGTGTTGTGGTGCTTGCCGTGATGGATTTCCATGGTGCGCGCGTCGATGTGGGGCTCGAGCGCGTCATGGGCATAGGGCAGATCGGGCAGCGTGAATGACATGGTACTCTCCTTTGGGGATGGATCCGCACAACTGTTGAGAATCGCGGTGCCGGCCATTCCGGCCAGGGCGCCGCCTGCTATTTTCCCGATGAAACTCCGGCGCGAAAGGCCGGAGCCGACACTTTCCGTTTCCGCGTTCACATCCGCGTCGGGGATCGAATGTGCTTTCGGATCGATTGGTTTCATTTTTGAGCCTTTCCCTGTGCTTGTCAGTCGCTACGCCGGCGGTTCGACCCCGGATCGGGGAACGCGCGCGTCGGCCCGAAATCCGGGCCCGGCATGGCTACGCCGTCGCCACAACGTCTCCGAACAGCGTGAAGGGCGTGGATCCGTTCACGCGCACGGGCACGATCATGTTGGATTCGATGCCCTCCCGCATCGGAAACACGACGGTCTTGAAACCGTCCGTCTTGCCGAAGAGCTTGTCGGCGTCCCGCCTGGATGTTCCTTCGACGAGCACGTTCACGGTCTCTCCCCGGTACGCGCGGTTCCGGGATTCGGAGATCGCCTTCTGCATCTCGATGACGGCCGTCAGGCGCCGACCCTTCACTTCTTCCGGCACGTCGTCGGCCAGGCGTTTGTGGGATGCGGTCCCGGGCCGGGGTGAATACTTGAACATGAAGGCGCTGTCGAACCGCACGGTCCGCATCATCTCGCAGGTCGCCTCGTATTCCGCTTCCGTTTCCCCGCAGAAGCCCACGATGATATCCGTCGTCAATGCGATCCGGGGCATGCGCTCCCGAAGCCGCCGGACGACGTCGAGAAACACCTCCGGGGTATAGTCCCTGCGCATGCGGGACAGGGTCGCCTGCGCACCGGACTGCAGCGGAAGGTGCGTGTGGGGACAGATCTTCGGGGAAGCCGCCATGACCTCGATCAACCGGTCCGGGAAATGCGACGGATGGGGCGAAGTGAACCGGATGCGCTCGATGCCGTCGACTTCCGCCGTCCGGGTAAGCAGGTCCGCGAAATCCACCTCGCCGTCCTGGTACTTGTTCACGGTCTGCCCGAGCAGGGTCACTTCCCGGTAGCCTTCCGCCGCGAGGCGTTCGACCTGGCGGATCACTTCGCCGTGGGGCGTGCTGCGCTCCCGGCCACGCACGAAGGGCACGATGCAGAATGAGCACATCTTGTCGCATCCGCGCATGATCGTGACCCAGCCGTTTACACCGGCTTCCCTGACGGGGTCGATGTCGAGATAGTGCTCCGCACGGTCCCAGGTCAGGCTCAGCGCCGGTTCGCTTTCCGCATCCAGCGCGCGGAGCATGGCCGGCAGGCGCCGGTAGCTGTCGGGTCCCGCGACCAGGTCGATGTAGGGTGCGCGCTCGATGATCCGGTCGCCGAGGTGCTGGGACATGCACCCGCAGAGCCCCAGGATCAGGTCGGGGTTGGCCGTCTTGAACCGGTTCAGTTCGGACATGCGCCCGATTACCCGCTGCTCCGCGTTCTCGCGGATGGCGCAGGTATTCACCAGGATCACGTCGGCCCGGTCGACCCGGTCGGTGACCCGGTAGCCCTCGCGGGCGAGCAGCCCCACGATCAGCTCGGAGTCCGCCTTGTTCATCTGGCAGCCGTAGGTCTCCACGTACAGGGACCGCGCCTCTGCCGCGGGAGGCGCCGAGGACGGCTCGAGAACCGTGCTGTCCGTGCTGTCCATGCTTTCCAGGTTGACCAGGCTGTCCATGCTGACCGCCACCATGCATCCCCGTGTGATTTCGTGTTTTTTAAGATTCCGCTAATCTATAATTGCGGCTTGGTACCGTCAATCAAAAACATGCCCTGCGCGGCGTATCCGGCGCCTGAGTTGTTCCAGTCCTTCGCGGACTTCGTCGCGGGGCAGTCCGCCCCGTTCCAGGCGGTCGTCCTCCGCGGATTCGAGTCGTTCGTAGAACGCCATTCCGAGCCGGGCGAATTCGGGCTCGGCCGGGTGATCGTCCATGGCGTGAAACAGGATGTCCTCGGCGCTGGCGAACCGGCCGTACCGTTCGTAGTAGGTGAACAGCAGCATCGAAGTCGACACGGGCAGTTCCTCGTTCTCGAGGAGACCGAGCAGCTCGCCGATCGCTTCGTGGGGATCCGTTACGAGACCGGTGGTGCTGATGTCTTCGCTGATCCAGCGAAAGTCCTCCGTGCCGATGGACGGCTCCACGGCGATTTCCAGGTAGCAGTTGAGGGCCTTCAGGTACAGTCGGCGGCCGTCCTCCTCCTGCCCGTCCGCCAGGGCCAGCGTTCCGTCCTCCTTGAACAGCCGCGCGGCCATGAGGGCGGTGTCCACGGCCCCGCCGCTCCGTTTCATCAGCATGGAGAGCAGGGTGCGTTCCGACAGCGCCATGACAGACGCCGTCGACAGGCCGAAGATGTCCTCCCAGGTCTGGGTGATGATCGAACGCGCCCGGTGAGTGTCCTGGTCGCGGCGCGCCCGGATCAACAGGATCAGCGCATCGATGAAAACGCGGATCGTCCTCATGATGTAATCCTGTCTGAACATCGAACGGGCCCTCACGCGATGGAAGCTAAGGAAGGAATCACGTCGTATTCGGGGTATGGCTGGAATGCCGACGAAACAGGGGAGACGCCCGGAGGACGCGGCGGAACGGATAGGCGGCACAGATAAAAAAATGGCAGGGAATGTACGAAGCCCCTGCCTCTCTTTTACTGTTTAACGGTCGTAATGGATCAGCAGCCGTTTTCCGACCGGATGTACTGCATGGGATTGACGCGCCTGTGGTCCTTGTGAACCTCGTAGTGCAGGTGGTTTCCGGTGGTTCTCCCCGTCATGCCCACCCGTCCGATGATATCGCCGCGCTTCAGTTCCTCGCCCTTCTTCACCAGGATGGCGGAAAGATGGCCGAAGCGGGTCTTGTATCCGTTCAGGTGGTCCACGTCGAGGTACAGGCCGTAGCGGGGGTCCACGCCGGTCCTGGCCACGACGCCGCCGGCCGGCGACTTGACCGGGGTCCCGGGGGCCGCGGCGATATCGATCCCGTGGTGCATGGTGTAGAGACCGGTGAAGGGGTCGGTCCGCAGGCCGTACCGGCTGGTAATCACACCGGTCGCCGGAGTGATCGAGGGAACGAACTGCCAACGGTCGTCGACCTCTCGGATATGCTGCTCGATATCCTCCATGCTCCTGAGCGAAAGACTCGATCTGCGGCGGGAGTTCTCCATCTCGGAGTGCAGCCTGGTAGCCCGGTAGTAGGGCGAATCGGGCGCGAATCCCGGATCCGGCGACGGGGCCGGTCCACCCACACCCACCTGGCGGATATCCGGATGGATGCTCGGAAGTCCCGCGATGAGCCGGGCGGTCTCTTCCGATGCGATGAGCGATTCCAGCCTGGCCTTGTTCGTCTGGCTGGACTGCTCCAGGATCCTGATCTCTTCGTGCATGCTGCCGTGTCGGTGTTCGGCGAGCCATGACCGCGCACCGGCATACAAGACACCCGTTACCATGAGCAGCGTGCCCAGCATGACGGCGACTGGCAGTCCGGATATCCGAACCGTTCTATCCCCGAAATGCAAGACCAGCAGCCCGGTCGGCATTCGGCGTTTTATCAAAACTTAAATTCCTGAAACTATTGTCTGGCGAAATAGTTGCCAAACAAATCTTAGTCTATGCGATTAAACCACTTATCGCGACTATATGTGACCTAAAATGCAGCGTAATGCGCCGCGTGTCAAACTTTTTTTGAGGAATTTCCGTCAACCGGAGGCCGGCTCACAGGCCCCTTTCCGGGAAGAACCAGGTCGACGGATCGAGGATTCGGCCTTCGTGGTGGACCTCGTAATGTATATGGTAGCCGCTGGTCTTTCCGGTCATTCCGACCATCCCGATGATCTCCCCGCGTTCCACCCGTTTCCGGCGTTCGACCAGCACTTCGGAAAGGTGGCCGTAACGCGTGACGTACCCGTTCTGATGATTGATATCCACGTACCTGCCGAGGCTCGCGTTCACGCCGGTCCGTGAGACCACGCCGTATGCCGTGGCCCGAACCGGATCGTCCTTGTTCGCGGCGATATCCAGTCCGCCGTGCACGCGCACCTCGTCGCTCAGCAGGTTACGCGACGTACCGAACGGTCTCGAAACCGGTCCCTGCACCGGCGAGATGATGGGGATTCCGCGCCAGTAGGCCTCGTCAGCCCTGGATGCCGCTTCGACGGACTGCAGGCTGGCCAGCTCCGCGCGGGTTTCGTCCAGTAACCGGTCGATCCGTCCGCCGATCCGGTCTATGGCCGCGGCGGGCGATTGTGTCCACTCGACGGATGCCTGGGCCGGCGGGGATTCTTCGGCGCCGGCAGCCGGGCCATGCGGAGCAAGCGGATCAGGCGCATTGGGGCCGTGGACGATCTTGTCGATATCCGCCGCGCGTTCCGACAGATTCTCAATCCGCGATTCGAGCGTACCGTCCAACTCATGCAGGGCGCTCAACTGCTCCCGCAGACGGTTGTTCTCCCGCTCCCGTTCCGTCAGGGCGCCGTCGTCGAACAAGGTCGTCAGGTAGGACGCACCGATATGCCAACCGACCAGCATCAGAAGCACAAGGACGGCGAGACCCGCCAGGACCGGAAGGAGGCCGTACTCCCGGGTTTCGTCCCGGGCATTGGCCGGTAAATGTATGAATGAAACGAACTTTCGTCGCAGCATGCCGTTCTCCGCGCCCCGGCGGCCGGTACGGCGCTGCCGCGGGCGGATATGCGGCGGGGTGACCGGGGTGGATCCCGCCGCGCCGGAGATGGGGATCGATCAGTTCAGATAGGCCCGAAGCTTCTGGCTCCTGGAGACGTGGCGAAGCCTGCGCAGCGCTTTTTCCTTGATCTGGCGCACGCGCTCCCTCGTGAGACTGAACCGCGTCCCGATCTCCTCGAGGGTATAGGATCTTTCCATGTTAATGCCGTAATACAACGCGATCACGGCCGCCTCCCGCTTGGTCAGGGACCCGAGCGCCCTGAAGATCTCATCTTTGAGCGCATCCACCATGAGCGCCTCGTCCGGCGCATCCTGGTCGTCGTCCTCGATGAGGTCCAGCAACCGGTTGTCTTCACCCGTCTTGAGCGGCGCGTCCAGCGACACGTGACGGCTCGCGATGCGCATCGTGTCCTTCACGTCGCCGGGATTCATGTCCAGCTCCTCGGCGATCTCCTCGGTGCTGGGCTCGCGCCCGAACTCCTGCTCGAATTCACTGGAAAGCCGGCCGATCTTGTGGAGCGTGCCGACCCGGCTCAACGGAAGCCGCACGATGCGGGACTGCTCGGCAAGCGCCTGGAGAATGGACTGCCGGATCCACCAGACCGCGTAGGAAATGAACTTGAAGCCCTTGGTCTCGTCGAACCGCTTGGCCGCCTTGATCAGCCCGATATTGCCTTCGTTGATCAGGTCGGACAGGGAAAGTCCCTGGTTCTGGTACTGCTTGGCCACACTCACCACGAACCGGAGATTGGAGGACGTCAGCTTCTCCAGCGCCTTCTGGTCGCCAGCCCGGACCGACCGGGCCAGTTCGGTTTCTTCTTCGGCCATCAGAAGCGGCACGTTGCCGATCTCCTGCAGGTAGAGGTCGAGAGACCGGTCTTCCGTCGCCGCCGTATTGGTTTTCGTTATCGTACTCACGTGCTGTGACAACTCCTGTTTATTCGTTTGACTTCGGGGCCGCTTCCGTCCCCACTTAACCGGAATCTCCCGCCCGATCGGACGTTTCTGGTGGTCCAGGCGGTCCGGTACACGCTGCCGTAAAACCGGCAAGTTTACTAACATACACAAAATTGCAAACTTGTCAATAAAAAACAGGTGGGCTGGGGTCGGCAGGGTACGCCGGACAGGGTCGCCGCGCCCGCTGGGCAGAGGTCGCCGCGTCAACCGGGCAGGGTCGCCGGATTAATTGGGCAGGGCCGCAAGGGTGCCCTGATCGTCGAATTCCAGTGGACCGCGGCGGTCCGTGATTTCGATGTCCTCCCGGCCGGCCAGTTCGTCGGATAATGCCTCGGAGACCGCGACGCGTCCGAGGGAAAGCGTGTTCCGGATGCGGACGGCACGTCCCTCGCCGGGCGGTTTCATACCGATGGTGGAGAAAGCGGCCTCGATGACTTCGCGGTCCGTGTCCAGGAACACGGGGATGCGGGATTTCTGCGGACTCATGCCCGTGATGGAATTTACGTAGGTATACTGGTGGTTGATCTTGTCCACCAGGCGGCGGGTGGTGAAATCGGCCAGCCCGATACCCACGGCGTTGCCCTCGCTCTCGGGCGTCAGGTCGCGGACGATGATCCGCAGGATCCGCGGGATCGCGGGCTCGGTCTCGAAATTCTGCATGCGCCGGCCGATGATGTTCGTGTCCATCCCGGTCCCGCTGATGTTCTTGCCCAT contains the following coding sequences:
- a CDS encoding superoxide dismutase; the protein is MSFTLPDLPYAHDALEPHIDARTMEIHHGKHHNTYITNLNNALADHGDLAGKSLDELLADNCAIVPDAIKTAVRNNGGGHANHTQFWTIMSGSGGGNPTGNLAAAIDSTFGGLDAMKEQFAAAGATRFGSGWAWLAKDGSGNLEVYSTANQDSPTMEGKTAILGLDVWEHAYYLNYQNLRPAYIEAWWNVVDWAEAERRFNG
- the miaB gene encoding tRNA (N6-isopentenyl adenosine(37)-C2)-methylthiotransferase MiaB yields the protein MDSTDSTVLEPSSAPPAAEARSLYVETYGCQMNKADSELIVGLLAREGYRVTDRVDRADVILVNTCAIRENAEQRVIGRMSELNRFKTANPDLILGLCGCMSQHLGDRIIERAPYIDLVAGPDSYRRLPAMLRALDAESEPALSLTWDRAEHYLDIDPVREAGVNGWVTIMRGCDKMCSFCIVPFVRGRERSTPHGEVIRQVERLAAEGYREVTLLGQTVNKYQDGEVDFADLLTRTAEVDGIERIRFTSPHPSHFPDRLIEVMAASPKICPHTHLPLQSGAQATLSRMRRDYTPEVFLDVVRRLRERMPRIALTTDIIVGFCGETEAEYEATCEMMRTVRFDSAFMFKYSPRPGTASHKRLADDVPEEVKGRRLTAVIEMQKAISESRNRAYRGETVNVLVEGTSRRDADKLFGKTDGFKTVVFPMREGIESNMIVPVRVNGSTPFTLFGDVVATA
- a CDS encoding M23 family metallopeptidase codes for the protein MIKRRMPTGLLVLHFGDRTVRISGLPVAVMLGTLLMVTGVLYAGARSWLAEHRHGSMHEEIRILEQSSQTNKARLESLIASEETARLIAGLPSIHPDIRQVGVGGPAPSPDPGFAPDSPYYRATRLHSEMENSRRRSSLSLRSMEDIEQHIREVDDRWQFVPSITPATGVITSRYGLRTDPFTGLYTMHHGIDIAAAPGTPVKSPAGGVVARTGVDPRYGLYLDVDHLNGYKTRFGHLSAILVKKGEELKRGDIIGRVGMTGRTTGNHLHYEVHKDHRRVNPMQYIRSENGC
- a CDS encoding peptidoglycan DD-metalloendopeptidase family protein; the encoded protein is MLRRKFVSFIHLPANARDETREYGLLPVLAGLAVLVLLMLVGWHIGASYLTTLFDDGALTERERENNRLREQLSALHELDGTLESRIENLSERAADIDKIVHGPNAPDPLAPHGPAAGAEESPPAQASVEWTQSPAAAIDRIGGRIDRLLDETRAELASLQSVEAASRADEAYWRGIPIISPVQGPVSRPFGTSRNLLSDEVRVHGGLDIAANKDDPVRATAYGVVSRTGVNASLGRYVDINHQNGYVTRYGHLSEVLVERRKRVERGEIIGMVGMTGKTSGYHIHYEVHHEGRILDPSTWFFPERGL
- a CDS encoding sigma-70 family RNA polymerase sigma factor codes for the protein MLVNLPVLRQRVPDRLDHQKRPIGREIPVKWGRKRPRSQTNKQELSQHVSTITKTNTAATEDRSLDLYLQEIGNVPLLMAEEETELARSVRAGDQKALEKLTSSNLRFVVSVAKQYQNQGLSLSDLINEGNIGLIKAAKRFDETKGFKFISYAVWWIRQSILQALAEQSRIVRLPLSRVGTLHKIGRLSSEFEQEFGREPSTEEIAEELDMNPGDVKDTMRIASRHVSLDAPLKTGEDNRLLDLIEDDDQDAPDEALMVDALKDEIFRALGSLTKREAAVIALYYGINMERSYTLEEIGTRFSLTRERVRQIKEKALRRLRHVSRSQKLRAYLN